The Augochlora pura isolate Apur16 chromosome 4, APUR_v2.2.1, whole genome shotgun sequence genome segment CTAATAGTAAAATTCTTGACTGCTTGATATTTCTAGTGTTGAAGAACGTAGCATGGATGAACCCCTTGCCTTAATATCAAGTTTATCTCAATGAGAAACTTATTCCGTTTGGCAAACCCATTTTCACTGGTTTCTCGCAAAtatgagaaaaaagaaaacggagaTTGTGATAAATAATCGCAGTACGGCGTTCAATAATTTCGGAGAAGGCAACAAGTTGATCCAGATGTTTAAAACGTGAATTATCTGGTGTAAGTAATTCGAAAAGATTCcgaattttctataaatctgacaatgaatacacgataaaacgggtatataaaaaattcaattagcTACTCTTATCGTCTACGATTTCTGCTCGGAAATTCATCGATCCGTTTCGTCGCTTTACGCGCATTGATATTGTATAGAGATATTAAGATCGCGTATATTCCTGACGGGAGCTATCGTTCCTTGCTTAGGCGAGCGAGTTCTGAATACAAAGTACCGTGTAATCCCTTCGAATAAGGTTGTTTCCCAAAACCGGAAGGGTTGTTATTCGGCCCCTCGACTTCCTGCGTGCAGaatgtttcattgttttcacttttatttatacgtttctCCGCGCGGCAATACGTGTCGTCTAAAATTCTACTATTTATGTACTTTGTCGCGCGATTTTCGTTCCTCcattattataagtataatatatatatactttttttaaatgtatatatatatatatatataatttaacatattttgaTAAACCATCGTCCGTACACTAGCTTTGTGTATCGTCGACGATACCTAACAACTTGATGGAAGATGTCGAACGAATTCTTTCATCGACACATTTTGATTATACTTTTCAATTAGACCGAGCAATCAACAGGTGTCCAAAATTCATCCCATTTCCGTTGAAAACAAGGATAAGGTGGGAGCTTTGAGGATTttggaattttcaagattagCAGAATTCTCAAAGTTTCTACAATCATTTCATAATTGAATATCAGTCCCCAATATTTCGAATTCTTCAACTTGTTTATGTTTAGTTGCTCAAACTTAGATTTAAGATTAGCTATATCTTAGAATGAATTGTAGAATTCCCTTGGAAAATTCTGGGATCACGAGGACGGAGAATCTAACAAAATCTTGATTAGACTTTAACAGAATCTTGAATTTGTTTTCTGCGATTTTGCTGGTTGCTCGGCCAGCTTCTGACGTACGAGACGCTTGGATATCGTGctgtttttgatttttctgcGTTTCGCTCGACCGCGAATTCGGACTTTCCACGGTCGCCTGGAAGGCACAATCTCGGCGAGCATGGATCGCCGATACGTTTCGTACGCCATATGCAATATCTCCGAAGTCCGTTGCCCTTGTACAAGTCGAAGAAACGTTTATTGTTCtcgtataaaatgaaaagagaaatCAACGAATCGCACTTTAGGAAGACGTCCATAGAGCGATTTGATCACCACGATTAACAAAACATGGACTGACTCAAGATGGAGTCTTCACCCTGTACAAAGTGTCGTCGGCGTCGAAGACGGTAATTTAATCCTAAATAAAAGCGGACGCTGTCAGGCGTCCTTGGCGAATCGCTAATCCCCTTCACGGACCATTTGAACTTTCTAAATTAAGATAATCTTGCAGAATCatacgtaattatatttaatgcttTACCTATCGAGTGGCTAACTAATGGTATcttagaaattaatgaaatttaatcaaGAAATTAACGTGTGCgatactaattaataaaactttctttTGCAAGTCCTATTGAAAATTCTTAAGGTTTCTCTAGAAACCtattaattcatttgaatCGTATAAAGTTATAAACTGACGAATCGTTcctcttctttcctttttctagaAACCACATTTTGAGGTGTTCTCGATGAAGCTATTTCAATCCAGGTAAATTCAAATACTAATGATGCAATTGagttaatacaattatttgcCATTCAATAAGTAAAGCGATAAGAAGAACTGGACCATTctcaaataatgaaaaattcgtatAGAAAATCCTATCGGCAACAATAAGAATGGATCCATTCTCGCCAGTGTCTCTTGAGTTACAACAAACGGCCAAATCATTTGGAACTCGTATCTTTGGTAACCTCGCTTTTTTCGCTCGGTTTGCTTAACTCTAACAGCAGAAACGGACTATTGTAATCACGATCAACGGATCGTGAGTCGATGCGTAACACATTTGATTGTTTTACGACAAAGTACGATCGAAAGACTATCTAATTGTACACTAAACTATGTGTACAACTAGTCTCTTCATCGACCTCGTGTTACTTGTAGCATACACTTTATATACTTGGACGCAACGTTATAGTTGTTCGACACTTTGACTGCCAAATGAACAACCTCAGAGAACTCATAAAATCAAAGCAATTTTGAAACGggaataatagaattaatatctattttactGCGTAATTCTATAACCTTCTTAAACTTTGAAGATCTCAGCCTTCGGAACATTATATCAGtataaaaactaatttttaaactcAACAAAAAATTCCTCGATGAAGCGGCAGTCAACCTGTTGAAGCTATTTCATAGACCTGTTTCCCAAAATCAGATATCACCTCGAATCGCAAAACGCAGGCATATTGATCGAGGGTGCTGACGATCCGTTCGGGAAACGTTGCGGCccacgaaagggttaaagatccGCTTAAATTTCGCTACCTATAGCGCCTACGTGAGGACTATGCCAACGAGGGGCGGCTGGCTGTCCGCAATACATGTTAATGGACGTCGGAGTGACGAGCTCGTTGCTCGACTCGTCAAAGTCCGCCTCCTCGTTCTCGTCGCTGTTAAAGCTCCTCACGGTTGTGGTTGCGGTCGTGGTGACCGCGGTTGTGGCCCCGGTGGCCTCGTGATTTGCCGATCCGGCCCCGTTTACGTCCGGCATTCGCTCGGTACTTACGCCGGGGCTCTCGTTGTCCGGCACTTCCACGTTGCCGCCGGTCTCGCCGCCCACCATGTTCACGAAAAATTCTGATCTTGAAAACCGGCCGATCTCCGTCGACCCGAACGCCTGGTGGAATCCGGGCAACGGCTGCTTGCTCACAGTCTTCTTCTTCGGCTCGAAACGCTCGCGACGAGGCTCCTTCTCGCGAAGACCGCTCGATTCCTGTTGACGGAAAGCGGTGTCAGAGATTGTTATGCAGACGTTCGAGATTGCTGTACAAGGTTCAGAAATTCCTGTTTCCTAAAAGTGCCGACTGTGATCATTCCGAGAATGATAGATTAAATGTTTACAATGTTGGAATGTCTACTACCGCATACTGGAGTGTTAGGACACCTAGCACCTTCAGATAAATGACATATTAATCCTGAAGTGAGACGATATTTTTGATGATTTCCCTGATTCATCTCACCGTGGTCGGCGTCAAGTTCTCCATTGAAATTCCATTGTTGATGGTGTTCGGCTCCCATCTAGGTCCCTCGTCGTCCCGTCGAGTCCTTGACGGTGTAGAGTCCACCATGGAGCCCACTGACGATTCAAGTAGTCTTGGCATCTGCAATCCAGAGTCAGagatcttaatatttataatatcgcTTCTTAAGAACATACAGGAGAAAGGAAGTAACCGAATTTTGAGGAGTTCATCGAGTGGTGCAAAACTCAATTTGATTTGACTACATTCGAGCATCTTAGTCGACTGTACCCTTTCTTCTGAGTTACTGTGAATGTCATGGACGCTTGTGTAGAATCACGCGCTGATTATAATTTAACCGATCTCTAAAGGAACGGAAtcttctaaataaatagagaagaGACCTGATGCTCGGAGGACGAGTAGGACGCTCGCATATTCTCCACGTCGAGCTTGTTCGGCGCGTATGGCATTCGTGCTGATTCTTCAGTAAATCCGCAATGTCTACCGGAAAGGCGATCCCGTAGCAAGACAGTGTGCCGTGGTCCGCGAACTCCTATGTTTCGTGGCATGGTTGGTACATCTGAAACcgcaaagaaaattcaatataatggATTCTCGTATCCTTCCTTTTATTGAAGCGATTTAAGAATTCTTACGTGGCAAAACGTCGTGACAAAATTGACCCCATGGTCCGTGTCCGTGGGAGCTCGGACTCTGAACGTTCGGATGAAGAATCCCACTCATCTGAGATGGATGCGACCTGGGATGCTGATGCGATCCTCCGCCGTTCTAGAATGCACCAAATCATCAATCGATATATTCGCGAAAAGAACAGAATAGGCAAAGTAGCCGCATAGTTTAACCCTCGGATGGTCATAATAGTATCTATTGTATTGTAAGGCACTTGAAAATTAACCCTACTCGTTACTTTTTTCGGGCTGACATGATTGCTTCGTGGATATTTAAGCGTTAATTATATACGTTCAGTGtcttactaattattatatgaaattaaataaacactaGCTAAGGGGCGTTAATTATGTCACCAGACGAGGGTTAACAGGGTACACAGAGTCTAGATTTCAAGCCTTACTTGATAGGGGTGCCATTTCTGGCCGTCGGTGAATTCACCGTACTCCTGGATATTTTCCTGTCGTCGAAGCTCTCTTTCCCGATTGACATCGGCAAAGTCAACGGGGTAGCTAGCTGTGGGAAAGCTGGGACCACAATTAGGACTACTGGTGGCCACGCTCGTTTGAGTCCTGATTGCAAGATCCTTGCACTTGTCTATAGCGCGCTGGTGCATCCCGACCGCGGCGGCGTGCGCCTGCTGTAGTCTGTCGATCGGTTCGCCGTACCAATCGGCCATTCGCGGCGAGTGGATCGGTTTTGGCCGAGATGTTGCCGATTGGAACCAGGACTCGGGTACCCGGTCGGAATCGACCGGCGGAGGCGGGTTGATCGGCAGATTGGAAGCAGAAACGCAGCCGAATCGGTGCTGGTGATCCAGGAAACCGGTCGAGCTAACTGGACCGGCTATCATGCCTGCTCGTGCGATCGCACTTTGGAGGATCGATCGTCTGGACAGCTCGCGGCTCTGCTCACGCATCGCCTTTCGCAGCCTGGCCTCTTTAGGGTTGTACACGTAATCTGCACAAGTAAATGGTTTCGATGTTAGTATAGACAAAAATGCCATGGTCACTTTCTAAAACGGGATATTTGTTCTCTGCAATTTCGTCGAGAATTTTGGTTATACGATCAGGTAATAAAGTTGggaaacgaaattttgttatttccaTTGACATTTTACCCAATTGGGGTGTGTAAGAATTTAGGTATTCCTTTATAACTTAGCCACTatgtattaacaataaatatatatacgtataatatgGTTACCAAGGAGCGTGTTTCACGGTACGTACAGTTGGTCGGCTACAGGGCGAGTGAGGCAAAACAAATGCACGAGCGGTTGTGCTTGCCTTCGCACGTCTTTCGATTGTTTCTACGTTCGTTAATCTATTCAAAAGTTCCCCTGTTCCTAAACCCATCAACAGAGTGTTTCCAGAAAAACTTTTTGCTAGCAAACTAAGTTTTCTATCGTCTCAGAAAAATTCAACACGTTTTGTACAGTTTTAAAGACTTTACTCAGTTTTAAAAGatgcttaatattttcatgtaccttaaaaattcaaagatgTAGAATATATTCTTTGTTGATCATAAGGGTTATGAACAGTGGCATAAAAAACATAGTACAGCATTGTCAAAGAAGAAATGTTAACGCGGCGAAGCAGATCCGATTGATTATGCGGGAGAGATTGGTTTGTTAACGAATTACacacgaaattgtttaaatttggTCTGTTTTTATCGCAGTGACGGGAGACTGTGCAAGTAAGTAGATAAGAGTCGCGAAACGCCATCCTTGAGACTTTAACATTGACTCTTCGTGTAATTCTGCTAATGGTTCGTTCGTATGAAAATAAACTGATTTCGACTAGAAGTAAACACATTCGGTTAATGGGGGGTTAAGTGAAAAATAGCTTCGTAAGGAAATACTAAAGCCACTAAGAagcaatgaaacaaaattcttcgaataaacaTATCGAATTGCTTGCAATAATTGTTAGCAAACAATAGACTTTGTTATATCTGATGGCAACGAAATAGTTGCCGATGATTCACAGTCGAATAAGCCGACAATCGATGAGCCTCACAATTTTACGATCATCGTTTTTGAGTCATCGAGAATGTTTGATATGTCGTTAATACGTATATCACCGTTGGAAAAGGATTTTATAGCAGGCGATCTATAATTCTCATCGTCGCATCAAAACTGGACCCATGAAAACTGATTATAGCTCCGACACTTAAAagtcattttctatttaacgGTCGTAAAATCCATTTAGTAGCGACACTTGCGGGTATCGCCCAGTAACAGTGTCACGGAAGTAGCAATAATCGTTACTATCATAACAAACTTGAAAGATTTCCGAAGCAAGAAGAACCATCAATAGGAGAACTTTCGTAAAGCTGGATCTTCCTCCCTCCGAGCTATGCCACCCTGGTTAGGTCCGTAATGATTTGCACGCAGGCGCAAAAGATCACTCACCCCTCGAGCATGCAACTCCTAAACCACTTATAGTTAATCGAATATCATGCATTCGGAAATATTTCGTGTTTCCAAATCATCGAGACTCGTTTAAACAAAGATGAAAGCAGGATATTTTCGTCATCTGGTTGTGAAAACTAATAGACTGAACATcttcgtggaaaataaaaattcaaatattttcaaaaactgGAAAATAATCTAACAACATCCTTAAATTGTTCtgcatttatcattttatacttCACCTATTCACTCTTGCCAAAAAGATCTGTCGTTCGAgtgttaacactaaacctgcCAAACCGATTATACATTTCTTGTTGTAAAGATTAAGATCTTCacaggaaattatttaaattttctcaatccaaatttatattataataaaatagcaaaagaTCTAAATGATTACAGTCCTTccgttagaaaataatatacgttGGTTGCGTTTACGGCTCAATAGATTTAGTGTCAAAGTGCGTGGAACGCTCGGAAAACTCGGCATCGATCGAGGAAATCAATGAGACTGATGTCTTGACGATCTACCTGCGGAATAGCCGGGTGGCACAGGTCCGTTGTACCTTGGGTTGTTGTCGATCGCGGCGGCGATCGGCGCCGGCTCGTAGCCGTGGTATACAGGGCTCGGGTTATCGTAGCAAAAGTAGTGTTGCTGCTGATAAAAGTGGCCCCCAGCGGCGTACGCCTCGACGTAGTTGCAGCAGTCCATCTCTGCTCGAAAAGCGGGTCCTTATCGGTGGAACCGATGAGCCGCTTGCGCGCTCCGGGTCTGCTTATCAGCGGTTGGTTTTCGCGGGTAAATATCGAGGCGCGGGAGTTTCTCGAACGAAACtctgtctatctctctatctccctttatctttccctccctctctctctttatctttctctctttctcggcgTCTCCTAAAAATCGGTTCGGCCCGTTCCTGCGCGCTATCTCCGGAACAGTTTTATCAGCCCGTTGTTCTGTCGCCGAACAGAGAGTCGTTTCAGCGAGCAATGCATGGTGTGCGCGTCACCGAATCGAATTTACGTGGGAAGACCACGCACAGGGCGGGCGAGTCGTCGCGAGGAGGCGTTCGATCGGCCTCCTGCATTCCGTCGGGAAGACCCAGCGTTTGTAATTTGGTCGCGCGTGGCGTCATCGTCGTCCCCGGCGATGTTGTCCTTGTCCTCCTCGCCGTCATCGCCCCCGACGTCCTCACCTGGCCTAGCTCGACACCTGCACCCGACTAACTATAGCTCGGCCGATCGCGTCTCCAGGGCCACGAGGCGGCTCGCCGATCCCACGGTGCACACGATTCGACGTATCCGACCAGCCGCGTCATGGTAGCTGCACCGGGGACGAGAGATCGATGCTCGAagctttttctcttcctccaaCCCTTCCCGCTCCCGTTTTACCTCCTCTAATCGGCTCGCCGGCTACGCAC includes the following:
- the LOC144469015 gene encoding uncharacterized protein LOC144469015 — encoded protein: MDCCNYVEAYAAGGHFYQQQHYFCYDNPSPVYHGYEPAPIAAAIDNNPRYNGPVPPGYSADYVYNPKEARLRKAMREQSRELSRRSILQSAIARAGMIAGPVSSTGFLDHQHRFGCVSASNLPINPPPPVDSDRVPESWFQSATSRPKPIHSPRMADWYGEPIDRLQQAHAAAVGMHQRAIDKCKDLAIRTQTSVATSSPNCGPSFPTASYPVDFADVNRERELRRQENIQEYGEFTDGQKWHPYQNGGGSHQHPRSHPSQMSGILHPNVQSPSSHGHGPWGQFCHDVLPHVPTMPRNIGVRGPRHTVLLRDRLSGRHCGFTEESARMPYAPNKLDVENMRASYSSSEHQMPRLLESSVGSMVDSTPSRTRRDDEGPRWEPNTINNGISMENLTPTTESSGLREKEPRRERFEPKKKTVSKQPLPGFHQAFGSTEIGRFSRSEFFVNMVGGETGGNVEVPDNESPGVSTERMPDVNGAGSANHEATGATTAVTTTATTTVRSFNSDENEEADFDESSNELVTPTSINMYCGQPAAPRWHSPHVGAIGSEI